In the genome of candidate division KSB1 bacterium, one region contains:
- a CDS encoding GIY-YIG nuclease family protein, which produces MPGYFLYVLECDNGSYYTGYTKNLARRYAEHRNGTAKSSYTRSFRPIRIAQCWHLDDSIGVVLRIERWIKQQSKATKILLIQRPDQLKAMVEKKLKIEVNIMPFNWSDIDQK; this is translated from the coding sequence ATGCCTGGGTACTTCCTCTATGTTTTGGAATGCGATAATGGCAGCTATTATACTGGCTATACTAAAAATTTGGCCCGGCGATATGCCGAACATCGCAATGGGACTGCCAAATCCAGCTATACGCGAAGTTTTAGACCGATACGAATCGCTCAATGTTGGCATTTGGACGATTCAATTGGGGTTGTCCTGCGAATCGAACGATGGATCAAACAGCAATCTAAAGCGACCAAAATTTTGCTGATCCAGAGACCAGATCAACTGAAAGCAATGGTTGAGAAGAAACTCAAGATTGAGGTTAACATAATGCCGTTTAATTGGTCTGATATCGATCAGAAATGA
- a CDS encoding SPOR domain-containing protein translates to MKTWKKIFIGGLGALTPIIMNLLVVDLEVLLVKLTVFAVLGYAIRVLILFYLGGITAFLHKDENNPVKIFELGIVAPALITALINAGQIDVPQRHSATANHPIGLPLFSSVVYAQSQDTTQVQDTTRIELRLRTFALPQETPIQQFWRGLLGINPRRTFFVIVGSHDKLSDAMNEAKRLTKKTDQFKFEVYEPFGSRTQYSIVIGGPMTRAEAIQLQRQARESKLFDSVIIWNMSQ, encoded by the coding sequence ATGAAAACATGGAAGAAAATATTCATCGGTGGGCTGGGTGCGCTGACACCGATTATCATGAATTTACTGGTGGTGGATTTGGAGGTGTTGTTGGTAAAACTCACCGTTTTTGCCGTGCTGGGCTATGCTATTCGCGTGCTCATTTTGTTCTATCTCGGCGGGATCACAGCGTTCCTCCATAAAGATGAGAACAACCCAGTCAAAATCTTTGAACTGGGCATTGTTGCACCGGCATTAATCACCGCGCTCATCAATGCCGGACAAATCGATGTCCCACAAAGGCACTCGGCGACCGCGAATCATCCCATCGGCTTGCCATTGTTCAGCTCGGTGGTCTATGCTCAATCCCAGGATACCACCCAAGTTCAGGATACCACTCGTATCGAGCTCCGGCTGAGAACTTTTGCATTGCCCCAAGAAACACCAATCCAGCAATTCTGGCGCGGCTTGTTGGGCATTAACCCGCGACGAACCTTTTTTGTGATTGTCGGCTCACACGACAAGCTCTCTGATGCGATGAATGAGGCGAAAAGATTGACGAAAAAGACCGATCAATTCAAATTCGAGGTCTACGAACCGTTCGGTAGTCGAACGCAGTATTCGATCGTCATCGGTGGACCGATGACTCGCGCGGAAGCCATTCAACTGCAGCGTCAGGCAAGAGAATCGAAATTATTCGACTCGGTGATCATTTGGAACATGTCCCAATGA
- a CDS encoding heme exporter protein CcmB: protein MTMPPMITIAWKDILSELRSRETISSMLIFCLIVVVIFNFMFEPGSTVVKQMVPGILWVAITFAGLLGLNRSFIYEVDQGCLMGLLLCPVDHYLLYLGKMIGNFLFMVLMEVIMLPLMIVLFNLDIFAILLPLLSIILLGTLGFATVGTLLSAISVNTRAREILLPILLFPIAIPVLLAAVKATSSLINQESLAGAASWLRILIGFDIIFLVMASLLFEYVVEE from the coding sequence ATGACGATGCCACCCATGATCACAATCGCCTGGAAGGACATTCTCTCAGAGCTTCGAAGTCGCGAAACCATCTCATCAATGCTGATCTTTTGCTTGATCGTGGTGGTCATTTTCAATTTCATGTTCGAACCAGGAAGTACCGTGGTCAAACAAATGGTACCTGGAATTCTCTGGGTCGCCATCACTTTCGCGGGCTTGTTGGGCCTGAATCGCTCGTTCATCTACGAAGTCGACCAGGGCTGCTTGATGGGGCTGCTGCTTTGTCCCGTAGACCACTATCTGCTTTATTTGGGCAAGATGATCGGAAATTTCTTGTTCATGGTATTGATGGAAGTGATCATGCTTCCTTTGATGATTGTGCTTTTCAATCTTGATATTTTCGCCATTCTGCTCCCTCTCCTATCCATTATTCTTTTGGGCACTCTGGGGTTCGCTACCGTTGGAACCTTGCTCTCTGCCATTTCGGTCAATACTCGCGCCAGGGAGATCCTGCTGCCCATTCTGCTATTTCCGATTGCAATCCCCGTGCTGCTGGCCGCTGTGAAAGCGACCAGTTCGCTAATCAATCAGGAGAGCTTAGCTGGCGCGGCATCCTGGCTCAGAATTCTGATCGGTTTCGATATCATTTTTCTGGTAATGGCAAGCTTATTGTTCGAGTACGTGGTGGAAGAGTAA
- a CDS encoding heme lyase CcmF/NrfE family subunit, translated as MSLGHYLLLLAFIASAYSIWAGVSGIKLQRKSWLQNANLAVYGQFILITLSIFVLAHAFVSRDFSFRYVADYSDRHLPLLYTLSAVYAGQSGSLLFWTWLLTIFNALYIFLNRTKDDPFKHHVVATVNLVTLFFLVLVNYATNPFERLSPVPPDGMGLNPLLQNPEMIFHPPSLFLGFVGFTIPFAYAIAALAKGDVSDLWLDRSRNWTLFAWIALTVGNLLGAQWAYVELGWGGYWAWDPVENASLLPWLTGTALVHSIMAQKTRDLMRGWNVSLAILTFLLTILGTFITRSGIISSVHAFGQSNLGTLFLVFMLIILVVAIGLMVFRINKMRSKSFYESLLSRETSFLLLNIIFIVLLVMVLIGTLAPAITELFIGKQVALGESYFNRIAKPIGLVLLFLLAICPILSWRETSNQVLLNRGLYPFTTSVLFGIILYVSGINHVWALVTLVIAFLALAIIAAEIIGAASHRVKSEKMRYIPALFRTLKHNTRRYAGYLIHVGVILIYLAIVGTTAFKQEKQITLQQGQATGIGSYRLVYTGMGERHRTNQDILIAELEVFKDSKKIGILKPQRNFYHSAMGKTQYTTEVAVRSTFKEDLYAILSSYQDDGSATFTFLVNPLQIWMWIGGFVMVIGVSIILIQAARKKDSAAPSSERPKNARSSKSKKGR; from the coding sequence TTGTCATTGGGACATTACCTATTATTGCTTGCATTTATTGCCTCGGCCTATTCGATTTGGGCAGGTGTTTCGGGAATAAAATTACAGCGAAAATCATGGCTCCAAAATGCGAACCTGGCAGTTTACGGTCAATTTATATTGATCACCCTGAGTATCTTTGTCCTTGCTCATGCCTTTGTCAGCCGCGACTTCTCGTTTCGATACGTCGCTGATTATTCGGATCGACACCTGCCATTGTTATACACGTTATCAGCAGTTTATGCTGGTCAGTCAGGATCGTTGCTGTTCTGGACCTGGCTGCTAACGATTTTTAACGCACTCTATATTTTTCTGAATCGGACCAAAGATGATCCTTTTAAACATCATGTGGTGGCAACTGTCAATCTTGTCACCCTTTTCTTTCTCGTTCTGGTCAACTACGCCACCAATCCATTCGAGCGATTGTCCCCAGTTCCGCCAGATGGCATGGGGTTGAATCCGTTGCTTCAGAACCCGGAGATGATTTTTCACCCACCATCGCTTTTTCTGGGTTTCGTCGGTTTCACAATTCCTTTTGCCTATGCAATAGCGGCTTTAGCCAAGGGTGATGTTTCCGATCTATGGCTGGATCGTAGCCGAAATTGGACCTTATTTGCCTGGATCGCATTGACCGTGGGCAATCTCTTGGGCGCGCAATGGGCCTATGTGGAATTGGGATGGGGCGGTTATTGGGCTTGGGACCCAGTGGAAAACGCTTCTCTATTGCCCTGGCTCACTGGTACGGCGCTGGTCCATTCCATCATGGCGCAAAAGACACGGGATCTGATGCGCGGTTGGAACGTTTCGCTGGCAATCCTCACCTTTTTGCTGACCATCCTGGGCACTTTCATCACGCGCAGCGGGATCATCTCCTCGGTGCATGCCTTTGGCCAATCCAATCTTGGCACATTATTCCTCGTATTCATGCTAATCATCTTGGTGGTAGCAATCGGTTTGATGGTGTTCCGCATTAACAAGATGCGCTCCAAATCTTTCTATGAATCGCTTTTGAGCCGCGAGACCAGTTTTCTGCTCCTCAACATCATCTTCATTGTGCTATTGGTTATGGTCTTGATCGGCACGTTAGCCCCAGCTATTACCGAGTTGTTCATCGGAAAGCAAGTTGCCTTGGGCGAATCTTATTTCAATCGAATTGCCAAACCTATTGGACTCGTGCTGTTGTTTTTGCTGGCGATTTGCCCCATCTTATCGTGGCGTGAGACCTCAAATCAAGTCCTATTGAATCGAGGCCTTTATCCTTTCACTACATCGGTGTTATTTGGAATCATTCTCTATGTTTCTGGGATCAATCATGTTTGGGCGTTGGTCACCCTAGTGATCGCATTTCTTGCTCTGGCGATCATCGCCGCGGAAATCATCGGTGCAGCAAGTCATCGCGTCAAATCAGAAAAAATGCGCTATATTCCTGCGTTATTCCGAACCTTAAAACATAATACGCGACGCTATGCTGGTTATTTGATCCATGTTGGAGTTATTTTGATCTATTTGGCGATTGTTGGCACAACCGCTTTCAAACAGGAAAAGCAGATCACCCTTCAACAAGGCCAAGCGACAGGCATTGGCAGCTACCGCCTGGTTTATACCGGGATGGGAGAACGCCATCGGACCAACCAGGATATACTTATTGCAGAATTAGAAGTCTTCAAAGATAGCAAAAAAATTGGGATTTTGAAGCCGCAGCGAAATTTCTATCATTCCGCCATGGGTAAAACCCAGTATACTACGGAGGTAGCGGTTCGCTCGACATTCAAAGAGGACCTCTATGCCATTCTATCCAGCTACCAGGATGATGGATCTGCCACGTTCACATTTTTGGTGAATCCGCTCCAGATTTGGATGTGGATTGGAGGCTTTGTTATGGTCATAGGCGTTTCCATTATCCTGATCCAGGCAGCGCGAAAAAAGGATTCGGCAGCTCCATCATCGGAGCGACCAAAAAATGCCAGGTCATCCAAGAGTAAAAAAGGACGGTGA
- a CDS encoding glycogen/starch synthase has protein sequence MKEKPHIDWSKDWTLMPYFFDNAEINLIVDRLKHLQIETVAYCTYENRFAKSGGLGAVATLLPLHLKAADPNVDVIVLTPFHSGIIDERRVSPTHQHVSIEVGQHQYDVEILEHSIPCGEHGAVKEYYLKIDGFFNAQNRLNDPYIFHESDQDENDRLLLQNALIFCHAVPFALKALGRDNNIVFHLQDWQSALIALTSKLAMRNGVLRSCGSVITLHNVFDCFVPWESLVPILGAGTIERIERQFRQGLTALQLALPLVDAPITTVSQSFARELTTDILQAEYFAPHLQPLLQRSKLVGIPNGPFVPFPEEFRPEKQLTIQKIKEIKSRNRKALLQVLEQYHPAEQIGALTYQGGPISHLPDSVPIIAMTGRMDVNQKGYDIALQCFERFAPDEIKVVLTPLVSKFSHLDFLREAVSRCQGNVTMFPMRLEQGYQELLLGSSFGLMPSIYEPFGAALEYLVNGTVVLARKTGGLADQIQDQRCGLLYRETNDFYQIAFIRDYFAHSNDLNARRANPWSQSMVAALHEKLIEAIHLYQHHPEEYYRLIIMGFKQARSFDWSNAAQSYLEVYHQVAQGL, from the coding sequence ATGAAAGAAAAGCCCCATATCGATTGGTCCAAGGACTGGACTTTGATGCCTTATTTTTTTGATAATGCTGAAATCAATTTGATAGTCGATCGGCTGAAACACCTGCAGATCGAAACTGTTGCCTATTGTACCTATGAAAATCGTTTCGCCAAAAGTGGGGGACTGGGTGCTGTGGCTACCCTCTTACCCCTACATTTAAAAGCCGCTGATCCCAATGTGGACGTCATCGTCCTAACGCCGTTTCATTCTGGAATCATCGATGAACGACGAGTGTCCCCGACCCATCAGCATGTGTCAATCGAAGTGGGTCAGCACCAATACGATGTCGAAATTTTGGAACATTCGATTCCTTGTGGTGAGCATGGTGCGGTTAAAGAATATTATTTGAAGATCGATGGCTTTTTCAATGCGCAAAATAGGCTCAATGATCCATACATCTTTCATGAATCGGACCAAGATGAGAATGATCGGCTGCTTTTGCAGAATGCGCTCATATTTTGTCATGCAGTGCCATTCGCGTTAAAGGCTTTAGGTCGCGACAATAATATTGTATTTCACCTCCAGGATTGGCAATCTGCTCTGATCGCGTTGACCAGTAAGCTCGCGATGCGAAATGGGGTATTGCGTTCTTGCGGCTCGGTGATAACCCTTCATAATGTGTTCGATTGCTTTGTTCCATGGGAATCGCTGGTACCAATCCTCGGTGCTGGCACGATCGAACGGATCGAACGACAATTCCGACAGGGATTGACGGCCCTGCAGCTCGCTCTGCCCCTGGTCGATGCACCGATCACGACAGTGAGTCAATCCTTTGCTCGAGAATTAACTACTGACATCCTCCAAGCCGAGTATTTTGCTCCGCACCTCCAGCCATTGCTTCAGCGGTCTAAACTCGTCGGCATTCCAAACGGCCCTTTTGTACCGTTCCCAGAGGAATTCAGGCCAGAAAAACAACTGACAATCCAAAAAATCAAAGAAATCAAATCGCGAAATCGAAAAGCATTGTTGCAGGTTTTGGAGCAATATCACCCAGCCGAACAAATTGGAGCATTGACCTACCAGGGAGGACCGATTAGCCATCTGCCCGACTCAGTTCCAATTATTGCAATGACTGGCCGAATGGACGTAAATCAGAAAGGGTACGATATTGCGCTGCAATGTTTTGAGCGGTTTGCGCCGGACGAGATCAAGGTCGTTTTAACGCCTCTGGTATCCAAATTTAGCCATTTGGATTTCCTCCGTGAAGCCGTTTCACGGTGTCAAGGCAATGTCACAATGTTCCCCATGCGGTTGGAACAAGGATACCAGGAATTGCTTCTGGGCAGCAGTTTCGGGCTGATGCCCTCCATTTACGAACCGTTCGGTGCCGCCTTGGAATATCTGGTCAATGGAACGGTGGTCCTCGCGCGAAAAACGGGTGGTCTGGCTGACCAGATTCAGGACCAACGCTGTGGTTTATTGTATCGTGAAACAAACGATTTTTATCAAATCGCTTTTATCCGAGATTACTTTGCCCATAGCAATGATTTAAACGCTCGACGTGCCAATCCCTGGTCCCAAAGCATGGTCGCCGCGTTGCATGAAAAATTAATCGAGGCCATTCATCTCTACCAACATCATCCCGAGGAATACTACCGATTGATCATTATGGGCTTCAAGCAGGCTCGAAGTTTCGATTGGTCCAATGCAGCTCAGAGCTACCTTGAGGTTTATCATCAAGTGGCTCAAGGTCTTTAG
- a CDS encoding ABC transporter ATP-binding protein, with translation MITLHEVSKSFGSFVALKDITLEITPGQYWMIIGPNGAGKTTLLKLIATLAKPSQGEIIIQTTSRSAAQLNGPAARNQNQTTGAQQSAKTQPLAIRQQIGFIGHQSFLYNNLTAEENLRFYARMYHLPNAQRQIERTLQLIGLSARRHDLVRTFSRGMQQRLSIGRALLADPKIILLDEPFTGLDQSAIENFVDLFTSLISPDRTIVMTTHDLDLGLKLASHFVILSKGRLVWQGLTREYDPLAFKSLYRRLTEEPS, from the coding sequence ATGATCACACTCCACGAAGTCTCGAAATCGTTCGGCTCGTTCGTTGCCCTAAAAGATATTACGCTTGAGATTACGCCAGGGCAATATTGGATGATAATTGGACCTAATGGTGCTGGCAAGACCACCCTGCTTAAACTCATCGCAACCCTGGCGAAACCCTCCCAAGGGGAGATAATCATCCAAACAACCTCTCGATCAGCGGCTCAGTTAAATGGTCCCGCGGCAAGAAATCAGAACCAGACCACTGGGGCGCAACAGTCGGCTAAAACCCAACCGCTCGCTATTCGACAGCAGATCGGATTTATTGGACATCAAAGCTTTTTATACAACAATCTGACTGCTGAGGAAAATTTGAGGTTCTACGCTAGGATGTATCACCTCCCCAATGCCCAACGACAGATCGAAAGGACGCTCCAGCTTATTGGTCTCTCGGCCCGCCGACACGACCTGGTTCGCACCTTTTCCCGCGGCATGCAGCAGCGTCTCTCCATCGGTCGCGCCCTCCTTGCCGATCCCAAAATTATTTTATTGGATGAGCCTTTTACTGGACTGGACCAAAGTGCCATCGAAAATTTCGTCGATTTATTCACTTCATTAATCTCACCCGATCGCACGATCGTCATGACCACTCATGATCTCGATTTGGGATTAAAACTGGCCAGCCATTTCGTCATCCTATCAAAAGGAAGGCTTGTGTGGCAAGGACTTACCCGTGAATATGATCCATTGGCGTTTAAATCCCTTTATCGCCGATTGACAGAGGAGCCATCCTAA
- a CDS encoding diacylglycerol kinase family lipid kinase gives MSEKKWLFIINPIAGNGLAASYKNTVKAMIEKYQLSAEILFTERRGHATQLADQFAREGFTHIIGVGGDGTFNEIVQALVDQPHITFGAVSAGTGNDFITILGFSEHFADHDWEIFFEEHTVQMDVGKCNDRYFINGMGLGFDAQVAFENYEAENSRAVKGGSKVKYWKHILKTLVTYKEHDMQVNYFDQMRHTKSFLNTIANGRRLAGGFYLTPNAIANDGLLDVCMINELSLPGRIKELLRVIKKVHTEDAVVNYFSTNRIVFEFDHEVPAHLDGEMYFGSRFEVSVLPQHLKAIYNPYGNHYFDKK, from the coding sequence ATGTCTGAAAAGAAATGGCTTTTTATCATTAATCCAATTGCTGGTAATGGCTTGGCGGCGAGCTATAAAAATACCGTCAAGGCGATGATCGAAAAATATCAACTTTCTGCTGAGATCTTATTTACCGAACGCCGCGGTCATGCCACACAGCTTGCCGATCAATTTGCCCGGGAGGGATTTACCCATATCATCGGAGTAGGTGGTGATGGGACCTTCAACGAAATCGTCCAAGCTTTGGTCGACCAACCGCACATCACCTTTGGAGCGGTCTCTGCCGGAACCGGCAATGATTTTATCACTATCCTTGGCTTCTCCGAGCATTTTGCTGATCATGACTGGGAAATATTTTTTGAAGAGCACACCGTGCAAATGGACGTCGGCAAATGTAATGATCGCTATTTTATCAACGGAATGGGTCTGGGTTTCGATGCGCAGGTAGCGTTCGAAAATTATGAGGCAGAAAATAGTCGTGCGGTCAAAGGTGGCAGCAAGGTTAAATACTGGAAACATATTTTAAAAACGCTGGTCACCTACAAGGAACACGACATGCAAGTCAACTATTTCGACCAAATGCGCCATACTAAATCGTTTTTAAACACCATAGCGAATGGTCGCAGATTAGCGGGTGGCTTTTATCTGACACCAAACGCAATTGCAAACGACGGCTTGCTTGATGTCTGCATGATTAACGAGCTCTCATTGCCGGGGCGAATCAAGGAGCTACTGCGGGTGATCAAAAAAGTGCATACCGAGGATGCTGTGGTCAATTACTTTTCCACGAATCGAATTGTATTCGAATTTGATCACGAAGTGCCAGCTCACTTAGATGGCGAAATGTACTTTGGGTCCCGTTTTGAAGTGAGTGTCTTACCGCAACATTTGAAGGCAATTTATAATCCTTATGGGAACCATTACTTCGACAAAAAATGA
- a CDS encoding aromatic amino acid ammonia-lyase, whose product MAIEVTGKDLTIEDVYRVAYQQEQVKLHPGALERIQRCRGFIEKKITDGEIMYGVNTGIGELCNVILNEEQIQQFQKYLIYNHSAGIGEPVPIPEVRAAMLSRINVHAKGFSGCRPEITLTYVEMLNKGVTPVVCQKGSVGACGDLSPMSQMALLLMGEGEAFYQGERLPGGVAMERAGIPIPGLKARDGLAAINGSNLITGMGCLQIYEAERLLKQAEIAAAMTLEALLANMKPYDPRLHRLRGFPGAITSAENLQKIIAGSDLLTGKMKVKVQDAYSMRSTPQVIGAARDQLRWTRQQFEIELNGVADNPIFLPNDGIVLTGANFQGSPISVPLDMLGACITMVCVISERRLNRLLHPALSVGLPAFLTKGAGMFSGHMLSQYTADMLIVEQRILSMPASIQSIPAAADQEDFVSMGMNTALKTKQIIENAYGILGIEFIAAAQALDFRDFQPGKGTRAAHAAVRKIVDHLDEDRPLYPDHNNMMQAVKQRKILEAVEAEIGELKTY is encoded by the coding sequence ATGGCGATTGAGGTCACAGGAAAAGATCTGACGATTGAGGATGTTTATCGCGTGGCTTATCAGCAGGAACAAGTGAAGCTCCATCCGGGCGCACTGGAGCGGATTCAGCGCTGCCGGGGCTTTATTGAAAAAAAAATTACGGATGGGGAGATCATGTATGGAGTGAATACTGGGATTGGCGAGCTGTGCAATGTCATTTTGAATGAGGAACAGATTCAGCAATTTCAAAAATATTTGATCTACAATCATTCGGCTGGAATTGGGGAGCCGGTTCCGATCCCTGAGGTGCGTGCAGCGATGCTGAGCCGCATCAATGTCCATGCAAAAGGATTTTCCGGTTGTCGTCCTGAGATCACTTTGACTTACGTTGAAATGTTGAATAAAGGAGTGACCCCAGTGGTTTGTCAAAAAGGGAGTGTTGGGGCATGCGGAGATCTTTCGCCGATGAGCCAGATGGCGTTGCTGCTCATGGGAGAAGGGGAGGCTTTCTATCAAGGGGAGCGCTTGCCAGGGGGTGTTGCGATGGAGCGCGCCGGAATTCCAATCCCCGGTTTAAAGGCCCGAGATGGTTTAGCAGCAATTAATGGGAGCAATTTGATCACTGGCATGGGCTGTTTGCAGATTTACGAGGCGGAGCGGCTCTTGAAGCAAGCAGAAATCGCCGCAGCCATGACGCTGGAAGCCCTTTTGGCGAATATGAAGCCGTACGATCCGCGCTTGCATCGGCTCCGAGGATTTCCTGGCGCAATTACATCCGCCGAAAATCTTCAGAAGATCATCGCTGGATCTGATCTCTTAACGGGAAAAATGAAAGTGAAAGTGCAGGATGCGTATAGCATGAGGTCGACGCCCCAGGTGATCGGTGCAGCGCGGGATCAGTTGCGCTGGACTCGCCAGCAGTTTGAAATCGAACTCAATGGCGTAGCCGATAATCCGATCTTCCTGCCCAATGATGGAATCGTGTTAACTGGAGCCAATTTTCAGGGCTCGCCGATAAGTGTGCCGCTGGATATGCTCGGGGCTTGTATTACCATGGTCTGTGTCATTTCCGAACGTCGGCTGAACCGGTTACTCCACCCAGCGCTTAGCGTTGGATTGCCCGCGTTCCTCACTAAAGGCGCAGGGATGTTTTCGGGACACATGCTGAGCCAGTATACTGCAGATATGCTGATCGTCGAGCAGCGCATCCTCTCCATGCCCGCCTCGATCCAATCAATTCCGGCGGCTGCAGATCAGGAGGATTTCGTCAGCATGGGGATGAATACGGCGCTAAAGACCAAACAGATTATCGAAAATGCCTATGGCATTTTGGGTATTGAGTTCATTGCCGCGGCGCAGGCGCTGGATTTCAGGGATTTTCAACCAGGCAAGGGGACGCGGGCGGCTCACGCTGCGGTCCGAAAAATTGTCGACCATCTCGACGAGGACCGGCCCCTGTATCCTGATCACAATAATATGATGCAAGCTGTGAAACAGCGAAAAATTCTCGAAGCTGTCGAAGCTGAGATCGGCGAGCTGAAAACGTATTGA
- a CDS encoding cytochrome c maturation protein CcmE produces MNKKLLIGGLIILIVVVYLFWSGMKDSSVYFLTVDEFFAQAHQLEGKGTRINGEVVPGSIQWDAPRLLLSFQLTDGNKVLNVQHKGVAPDTFQEGLSVVVEGKYENGTFNATQIMTKCPSKYEAKRE; encoded by the coding sequence ATGAATAAAAAATTGCTTATTGGTGGACTCATCATATTGATCGTTGTTGTTTATTTGTTCTGGTCGGGCATGAAGGATTCATCCGTTTATTTCTTGACCGTTGATGAATTTTTTGCCCAAGCGCATCAGCTTGAGGGAAAAGGGACGCGCATCAACGGCGAGGTGGTTCCAGGCTCGATTCAGTGGGATGCTCCGCGCCTTTTGCTCAGCTTTCAACTGACGGACGGCAATAAAGTGCTGAACGTTCAACATAAGGGCGTCGCCCCAGATACCTTTCAAGAAGGTCTATCGGTGGTTGTGGAAGGCAAATATGAAAATGGTACCTTCAATGCCACACAGATCATGACCAAATGCCCATCCAAATATGAGGCAAAGCGGGAGTAA
- the serS gene encoding serine--tRNA ligase: MLDIKFIRNNVDRVKQAIQLKNDHADIDRLLQLDGERRQILTEVEALKHERNQVSEEIGRLKQQRQDASHLISQMKSVADRIKQMDDRVKTLDQQIYDILIRIPNIPHESVPIGQDASANLEVKRWGELPPKDFKAKPHWEIGEKLGIIDFAGGSRVAGSFFINYKGLGARLQRALIHFMLDLHIKKHGYTEVYPPFLVNRESMFGTGQLPKLEDDMYVTSQDDLFLIPTAEVPVTNLLRDQILRGEDLPIYYTAYTPCFRREAGTYGKDTRGLVRVHQFDKVEMVKFVTPESSYDELEKLLQNAEEVLQLLELPYRVMALSTGDLSFAAAKCYDIEVWADGLGKWLEVSSCSNFEDFQARRANIRFKRDANAKPEYVHTLNGSGLALPRTVIAILENYQTDEGTVIVPRVLREFMGTDIIK; this comes from the coding sequence ATGTTAGACATCAAGTTTATTCGCAACAATGTCGATCGCGTCAAACAAGCCATTCAGCTAAAAAATGATCATGCAGATATCGATCGCCTGTTGCAATTGGATGGGGAGCGACGGCAGATTCTGACTGAAGTCGAAGCGCTAAAACATGAACGAAATCAGGTCTCTGAGGAGATCGGTCGTTTGAAACAGCAACGACAGGATGCCAGTCATCTGATTAGTCAAATGAAATCCGTGGCAGATCGGATCAAACAAATGGACGATCGGGTGAAAACCCTCGACCAGCAGATCTATGACATCCTAATCCGCATCCCTAACATTCCCCATGAATCGGTCCCGATTGGTCAGGATGCTTCAGCAAATTTAGAGGTCAAACGCTGGGGCGAACTGCCTCCTAAGGATTTCAAAGCAAAACCGCATTGGGAGATCGGCGAGAAGCTGGGGATCATCGATTTTGCAGGAGGGTCTCGCGTCGCCGGCTCGTTTTTCATTAACTATAAAGGTCTGGGGGCCCGGTTGCAGCGCGCGCTGATCCATTTTATGCTTGATCTTCATATCAAAAAACATGGTTATACCGAAGTATATCCACCGTTTTTGGTGAATCGCGAAAGCATGTTCGGCACCGGGCAGCTTCCCAAGCTCGAAGATGACATGTACGTCACCTCGCAAGACGATTTGTTTCTTATCCCCACGGCTGAAGTGCCAGTGACGAATTTGTTGCGCGATCAAATCCTTCGAGGCGAGGACCTGCCAATATATTATACCGCCTATACCCCTTGCTTTCGTCGCGAAGCAGGGACCTATGGCAAAGATACTCGTGGACTGGTGCGGGTGCATCAATTTGATAAGGTCGAAATGGTGAAATTTGTCACGCCAGAAAGTTCTTACGATGAATTGGAAAAGTTGCTTCAAAATGCTGAGGAAGTCTTGCAACTCTTGGAGTTGCCATATCGTGTCATGGCTCTTTCGACTGGAGATCTGAGCTTTGCGGCTGCTAAATGCTATGACATCGAAGTCTGGGCTGATGGTCTCGGCAAGTGGCTGGAAGTGTCATCTTGCAGCAATTTTGAGGATTTCCAAGCTCGACGCGCCAATATCCGATTCAAGCGCGATGCCAATGCCAAGCCCGAATATGTCCATACGCTCAATGGATCTGGACTTGCATTGCCGAGAACGGTGATCGCCATCTTAGAAAATTATCAAACCGACGAGGGTACAGTCATCGTTCCTCGGGTGCTGAGAGAGTTCATGGGCACGGATATCATTAAGTGA